A stretch of DNA from Aurantiacibacter atlanticus:
TTCTGGAATTTCGGCGTGTTGGCGGGCTTCTGCCTCATGCTGCAGATTGTTACTGGCATCGTGCTGGCCATGCATTATGCCGCCAATGCTGATGTCGCCTTCGCATCGGTTGAGCACATCATGCGTGACGTCAACTGGGGCTGGCTGATGCGCTATGCGCACGCCAATGGCGCCAGTTTCTTCTTCATGGTGATCTACATCCATATTTTTCGCGGCTTTTTCTACGCTAGTTACAAGCCGCCGCGTGAAATGATCTGGTTGATCGGTGTCGTTATCTTCCTGTTGATGATGGCGACCGCTTTCATGGGCTATGTTCTTCCTTGGGGGCAGATGAGCTTCTGGGGCGCCAAGGTCATCACCGGCCTGTTCGGGGCCATCCCGCTCGTGGGCGAACCGCTGCAGATCTGGTTGCTTGGTGGTTATGCACCGGATAATGCCGCGCTCAACCGCTTCTTCAGCCTGCATTACCTGCTGCCTTTCGTGATCGCAGGTTGTGTTATCCTGCATATCTGGGCGTTGCACATTCCGGGGTCTTCCAACCCCACTGGTGTTGAGGTGAAGCAGGAAAGCGATACCCTGCCATTCCATCCGTATTATACGGCGAAGGACGGCTTCGGATTGGGCGTGTTCCTGTTGCTCTATTTCGTATTCCTGTTCTTCATGCCGAACATGCTGGGCCATCCGGACAATTACATTCCGGCAAACCCGCTTTCGACGCCTGCGCTGATCGTGCCCGAATGGTATTTCTATCCGTTCTACGCGATCCTGCGCGCCTTCACTTTCGATTTCATCCTGCCCGCCAAATTGTGGGGTGTATTGGCCATGTTCGCGGCAATCCTGGTGTGGTTCTTCCTGCCATGGTTGGACAAGGGCCCGGTCCGCAGCGGGCATTACCGCCCGCTATTCCGCAAGTTCTTCTGGTTTGGCCTGATCCCCTGCATGGCAGCGCTGTTCTATCTCGGTGGTGCACATGCTGAAGAACCGTACATCATGTTCAGCCAGATCGCGACTGCGTACTACTTCCTGCACTTCCTCGTGATCCTGCCGATCGTGTCTTCGATCGAAAGGCCCGATCCAATGCCATATTCGATAACCGAAGCAGTATTGGGATCGGACAAGAAGGCTGTGCTGGGCGAAAACGCTGAGCCGATTGCGGTTTAAGTGGCCGGGTTTAAGGGAAAGACGATATTATGATCCGCCTCGTTGGTATCCTCATCGGCCTCGGCTTTACGTTTGTGGCACTCCTCTCTTTCGTGTTCGGCTTTATTACTTGGTCGACCGAGGAACCTGAAGAAACAGCCGAACATGCCTTCCATCTTGAAGCGCACGCTCCTGCAGGCGGTTTCGACTTTGATGGACCTTTGGGTAATTGGGATGCTGCGCAATTGCAGCGCGGCTACCAGGTTTACAAGGAAGTGTGCTCTGCCTGCCACTCGCTCGAATATGTGGCTTTCCGCAATTTGGGCGAGCTTGGCTATTCGGAAGACCAGATCAAGGCAGAAGCTGCCAGCTGGCAGGTACCCGGAATCAATGGCGACACCGGCGAAGACGAACTGCGCCCGGCAACGGGAACAGATTACTTCCCCTCGCCCTATCCCAATGACGTGGCGGCAGCTGCGGCCAACAACAATGCGATCCCGCCTGATCTTTCACTGATCACAAAGGCACGCGAGGATGGTTCCAACTACGTTTATTCGTTGCTGACCGGCTATGATAATCCGGCGACCTACGCGAATGAAGAGGGCGAGGCATTTGCTGAGATGTTCCCCGATTCCATGCCGGGCACAGGTCTCCACTTCAATCCCTATTTCCCCAACCTCAATCTGGCGATGGCACCGCCGCTGACAGGTGCCGGGCAGGTGACTTATGCAGATGGTACAGAAGCGACTGTCAGTCAGATGGCAAAGGATGTTTCTGCCTTCCTCACATGGACTGCAGAACCCCGCCTGATTGAACGCAAGCAAACCGGTTGGTGGGTGATCATCTTCACTCTGTTTGCGACGATCCTTGCGTGGTTTGCCAAAAAGCAGGTCTGGGCTGGCCTGAAGCCGGGTCGCCGCGAGGATTGATAACGGGTGACGATCGCGGATGATCTTCGAGAGCTTATCCGCACCGTCCCTGATTTTCCCAAGCCCGGAATCCGATTTCGCGATGTGACCACGCTATTGGCACATGGCGACGGGCTGAGGCGATCGGTGGCCGGCCTTGCAGGGTTGGCCGATGGGCTCGACATTGACAGCGTAGCAGGGATCGAAGCGCGCGGTTTCATCTTTGGCAGCGCGCTTGCCGTCCACCTCGGCCTTGGCTTCATCCCATTGCGCAAGCCCGGCAAGCTTCCGGTCGCGACCATCGGCGAAGACTACGATCTTGAATATGGCAAGGCCCGGCTCGAACTCGATCCAACATTGCTCAAACCCGGCCAGCGCGTGCTTCTCGTGGATGATCTGCTGGCAACAGGCGGGACTGCCGTGGCGGGAACGCGCCTCTTGCGCCGCGCAGGCGGGGTGGTGAACAGCGCGGTCTTTGTGATCGACCTGCCTGAACTCGGAGGAGCCGGTCTTCTCGCCGAAATGGAGGTCGCAGCCCAGAGTATTGTCGGGTTTGATGGACATTAAGCCCTCACCGCAAACCCAAGGCTCGATAAAGCGCGGGAAAAAAATCACGCGTCGTGCATTGAGAGGATAACTGGGGCAATGGGTCGGGGAGATTAATGGAACAACAAGCGCTTACAATCGCGCTCGTCGGCGTGTTGGGTATCGGTGCGCAATGGCTTGCCTGGCGCACTGGGTGGCCCGCGATTGTCCTCATGCTTGCAGCCGGCTTCCTCGCGGGGCCGGTGCTTGGCCATTTCGGCTATCCGATACTCGATCCAGAAGCTGCATTCGGCGACCTGCTTGAACCGATGGTCGGCATCGGCGTGGCGCTCATTCTGTTTGAAGGCGGCTTAAGCCTCGATTTTCGGGAATTTCGAAAATATGGCGAAGGTGTCTGGCGCCTGGTGCTTCTGGGTGTGCCCATCGGCTGGCTGCTTGGCTCGCTCGCTTCCTATTACATTGCCGGATTGGTGTGGCCTGTTGCCATCCTATTCGCAGGCATACTTGTGGTCACGGGCCCTACGGTGGTTTTGCCATTGTTGCGCCAATCTTCTGTCCAGCAACGTCCGGCCGCGCTGCTCAGGTGGGAATCCATAGTCAACGATCCCATCGGTGCCCTGTGCGCAGTGATCGCCTATGAATATTTCCGCGCAACCGTAGATGGTGGGACAGCGTTTGACGTGGTGCCGCAGATCGCCTTTGCAGCTATCGTATCTGGCGTGATCGGTTATGCTGCGGCAAAGTTCGTGGCGTGGAGCTTTCCGCGTGGACTTGTGCCGGAATTTCTCAAGGTCCCCGTCCTGCTTGTGGCTGTCGTGGGCACCTTCGTATTGTGCAACATGATTGAACATGAGGCCGGGCTGGTCGCTGTCACGGTCATGGGCGTTGCGCTGGCTAATATGCATGTTTCCAGTTTGCGCAGTATCCATCCCTTCAAGCAGAACATCGCAGTGCTGCTGGTGTCGGGCATTTTCATCCTCCTGTCCGCATCGCTCGATATTTCCGAATTGCAATATCTCAACCCGATGGAAGGGGAGGGCCTGCGCCTCTATCTGTTCCTGTTTGCACTGCTGTTCATGGTGCGGCCGGCAACGATCCTGCTCTCATTGCTCGGCAGTTCAGTGCCGTGGAACGAACGGCTCTTCCTCGCCTGGATTGCACCGCGCGGTATTGTGCTTGTGGCCATCAGCGGCCTGTTTGCACTGCGCCTTTCTGACCTTGGTTACGCCGATGGCTCAATCCTGATCGGTCTGAGCTTTGCCGTCGTTGTGTCGACAATCGTGGCCCATGGCTTTACCGTGGATATTGTCGCGCGATTGCTCAAAGTGAAAGGGGCCTCGCGTCCCGGCCTGCTGATTGCGGGCGCCACCCCTTGGACAACTGCACTGGCTGAAACGCTGCATAAAATCGATACGCCCGTCATGCTCGTCGATTCCTCGTGGCAGAGGCTCAAATCGGCACGAGCCAAGGGATTGCCGACCTATCATGGCGAAATTCTCAATGAGGCAATTGAATACAGCCTTGATCTCACGCCATTCCAGTCACTGGTGGCGGCAACTGACAATGAAGCCTATAATGCCCTCGTATGCTCCGAATTCGCGCCAGAGATGGGCACGGACAAAGTGTATCAGCTGGGCGAAGGCGCTGATGACGAGGATCACCGCGCTTTGCCCGCATCGCTCAGGGGGCGCGCGCTGTTTGCTTCCGGTTACGGCGTTGACGATGTGCAGCAACGCCAGCAGGAAGGCTGGGTCTTCCGCCGGACCAAGCTTTCGGAACAGTTCGATATAGAGGACGCGCGTGAAACTCTGCCCGAAGCGGCCAATATGCTGATGCTGATCAGGCCCGATGGGGAAATGCGCTTCTTTACCCACGCCGCAGCGCCAGAACCGCGTCCTGGCGACCAGATTATTTCCTTCGCGCCTCCGCGTGCGACGAGCGAGGAAAAGGCTGCGCGCAACGCCGAAAAGAACGCGTCACGTCGCCCTCCCAAAGGCGCGACTGACCCTGATCCGGAGCCCGCATGACAAGCAGGATACGCATGATGACACACAAACCACCCCACGCCTCGAAATTTAGCGCAATTGGTATGCTGGCCATCGCAGCCTTCGGTTTGTCGGCATGCGAATTGCGTCAGGATGGGGCGGAGGAGGAGCCGGAACCGGCGATCACGCCGACCGAGTCCGTGGCCACCCCGACACCAACGCCAAGCGAAACTGCCAGTCCCGTTAATTCCATCTTGCGGGATGATGATGAAACGTCGGTAGCGGTGGTTGCGCCTCCGCAGCCGGTCAATATTACGATACCATTTCCGGACGGAGCCGATCTGTCCGCACGGGCAGAGCGGATGCTGGTAGGAATTCTCGACTCGCGCGCGCTTGAGGAAAATTGGCCGGTTGTTCTTGGCGGGCACACTGACAGTTCGGGCAATGACCAGGCCAATTTGCGTGCATCGCGCTCCCGCGCAGAAGCTGTCGCGGCCTGGCTGGTAGAAAATGGTGTCGATGATGAACGCATCGTGGTGATTGGCTTTGGCGAACAGAATCCGATCCAGCCTAATGCGCTGCCTGATGGTACTGCAAATGAAGCAGGCCGTCGCGCCAACCGGCGCGTTGAATTGCGTATAGCCCCCAAGCCCCAGGTCGAAAGCGAAGAGGACCAGGAAACGGAAAACACGTCTGAAGACTGAACTGTACGCTTGACGCACCAGCCCCGCTGGTGGCAAGCGGAACTTCAGAGTGCGGGTATAGCTTAGTGGTAAAGCCCCAGCCTTCCAAGCTGGTTATGCGGGTTCGATTCCCGCTACCCGCTCCATTCCCCTGTTCGCCAGTGTCCGTATTTGACTGGACAATTCCCTGAAAACCACCGTATTCTGGCGATCTTAGGCCGCTAGCGTTCACCCGCGTTCGCATCCAGCCGCACTTCGCTGGGGGTATAAATGGGGGGTATCTGCCAGCGGCCAATGCGATACCCCCAGCCTTGGGGGTATTTTGGGGACGAACCCCTAGAAGGGCGGGCGGATCAAATGGCGCTGACAGACGTGGCAATCCGGAATGCGAAGCCGGGCGAAAAGGCATTCAAACTGGCAGACGGGGCAGGCATGTTCCTGTTGGTGACGCCTGCCGGGGGGAAGCTTTGGCGGCTGAAATACCGGATCGATGGACGCGAGAAATTGCTCGCCATGGGAGCCTATCCAGAAACTGGCCTGAGCGACGCTCGCAAACGGCGCGATGAAGCGCGTGGGCTTGTTGCAAGGGGCGTGGACCCTTCGCGCGAAAAGCAGCGCGACAAGGTGCGTTCCCGCGCACAGGCGACCGACACCTTCGCCGCTATTACGAATGAGTATTGTGCAAAGCGCCGCCGCGACGGGAAAAACGGATGGACACCCGCAACGGCCAAGCGAAGCGAGTATCTGCTGTCCCTTCTCAATCCCGGCATAGGGCGGCTGGCAATTTCCGATATTGAGCCCGCGGACGTGCTCGCAGCAGTGCGCAAGATCGAGGCAAAGGGCAATCTGGAAAGCGCGCGGCGAACCCTGCAATTGGCGAGCATGGTCTTTCGTTATGCCGTGGCAACTGCCCGCTTGCGCTCCGATCCTACGCGCGATCTCAAGGGGGCACTGACTGCCCCTACGGTGACGCACTATGGCGCGATTACGGATGCCAAGAATGTGGGCGGACTGTTGCGCGCCATTGATGGCTATGAGGGGCAGGGGCTTACCAAGCTGGCGCTGCAATTTGCCCCCCATGTGTTTGTCCGCCCCGGCGAGCTTCGCCATGCCGAATGGGAAGAAATCGATCTGGACGGGGGCATTTGGAATATCCCGGCTGGCAAAATGAAAATGGGCAAGGCGCATCATGTGCCGTTGTCAAAGCAGGCGGTGGCAATCCTGCGGGAGCTACACGCCGCTACAGGGCCGACAGGCTATGCGTTCCCCTCCATCCGGACGCGCGCCCGCCCCATGAGCGAAAACACGCTCAATGCGGCTTTGCGGCGGCTGGGATACACTAGCGGCGAAATGACCGCGCACGGCTTCCGGGCGATGGCTTCCACTCTGCTTAACGAAAGCGGCAAATGGAACCCGGACGCAATCGAACGCGCGCTTGCCCATGGCGACAGCGACAAGGTGCGCGCAGCCTATCATCGCGGCGCGCATTGGCAGGAGCGTGTGGAAATGGCGCAATGGTGGAGCGACTATCTGGACCAGCTGCGCAAGGGCGGTGATGTGGTGGATTTCCCCAAGCGCGTAGCAAGCTGACACGCTAACGCTTGCCGGATACTTACGAACGCGACTAAACCCTTGCGAACACTAGAGGGGTATCATGCGTTTAGGCTGGGACGAAATTAAGCGACGCGCCAAGACCTTCAGCGAGGAATGGAAAGATTCCGGCTTTGAGAAGGGCGAAACGCAAACCTTCTACAATGAATTTTTCGAGATATTCGGCATCAAGCGCAAGCAGGTGGCAATATACGAACAACGGGTGAAGCTGCTTTCGCAAAAGCATGGCTTCATCGATCTGTTTTGGCCGGGCACCCTGCTTGTCGAACAGAAAAGCAGCAATCTCGATCTGGACCGGGCGCAAGGGCAAGGCCGTAGACCGCCTCTACCGCGCCGCACCCTTCGAAACCGACCGCGACCGCGTAGAACACCTGTTTGGCCGTTACGAGGCCCTTGTGAACGCGCTAGAGCGGCTGGGCGCTGCCAAGAACAAGCGGGTCAGTCGGAAGGCCAAGGCGAAGGCTGATAGTGTTTGAGATGAGTGAGCAGCCCTTTCCACCTGACCCCGATGACCACAAGCCGCACAGGGTGGCGCTGCGTGCGATGGAAAGTTGGCATTGGCGGTTTGCCGATCCCGATGGCGTTCTATTTACCGCTGGTAAGGAGCTAGCTGTTGTCGTGAGCAAACTAGCCATGGCAGGGCAAGATGATCCAAAGGCAGATTTGTTAGAGTTGCTCTGCGAAGGTCTCTTGCAAGCGAGCGGCTCTTTCATTTGGAAAAAACATCAGGGCGGCCAATATTTTGGATTGGAAGGTCATAACGAAACAATCACCACGCGCCAGTGGTGTGTTCTTCGGGAACTCATAGCACAGACCGAAGAAGAACTTGCAGGTAATGGCTGGCCGGATGTGACAACCGATCTGGAGGAACTTGGATATAAGAATACCGAGATTTGCGAGTGGAAACCAGACGACAACCGCTTCAGCACAGCGATTTGTTCTGGAGATCACGCGTCACGCGGGCCGAGCTATAAAGAAGAATTGTTGTCTTTCTATGATATTAGTGTTTGCCCAGCTCCCATGAGTGCTGACACAGATGAGGGCTTTGATGGTAGTCCGAAACCTGTTTCATTAGTCGACAAAGGCGGGCGGCCACCGGCGGCGAATTGGGAATTAGCTGCGCTCGAACTAGCGGGCCGCTACTACAAGGGCGATTTCAAACCTTCCAGTAAGGCGGATGTTCAGCGCGAACTGGCAGCTTATCTGGCGGAGTCAGATATTCACCCGTCAGCATCCACGCTTGGCAATCATGCAAAGCCAATATTTGAGGCATTCCAAGAGTGGGACCGAGACTGACAGAAACCCGGTAATTGGCCGTTTCTGGGGTTTCCGGCGGACCGACATAGCCAACCGATGCAGAATGCAGCCGTTCGAAATTGAACGGAGAATGCATCGTGAATACCCCTAACAATGAACCACAGCCGCTAGCCTATTCGATCAAAGAGGCTTGCCGTGTATCGACACTTGGCCGCACCCGAATTTATCAGCTTATCAATGAAGGGCGTCTGGAAAGTCGCAAGATTGGCAAGCGCACCCTGATCCCAGCCGCGTCCCTGCGCGCGCTGATTGTGGGGGAAGGCTGACACCATGGGCCGATATTCAAAGCGCAATCGCGTCAACGTAACTGGGCGCAACAATACCAGCCGCTTTGTTTGGCTGGACTATCGCCTGCTTACCAGCAACGCCTATCGCAGCCTTTCCCCTAATGCCCGCTCACTGCTTGTTGAACTGGCCATGCTTTACAATGGAGACAACAACGGCAGTCTATATCTGGGCGTTCGCGATGCAGCGCACCGGCTGGGCGTGGCAGACCTGACTGCGGCCAGCCGTGCTTTCGATGATCTGAAGGCGCTAGGGTTCCTGCAAATGACAAAGGACGCGCATTTCTCAGTCAAAGCTGGCGAAGCATCTCGCGCTCGCTGCTGGCGGTTAACGTGGCATCCTGGGCCGGGCCGAAAGATTGCCAGCTGGGATTTCATGAATCGTGAACCGGACCCAAAAACCCTTTCACGCAAACGAATGGAGCGCGGTCTGCGAGTGCTGAAGGCCTATCGTCAAGCACGTTCCAGCGGCCAATTCCCGGTATTGGATAGCGAAACGACAACGCCTTTCGGGGCAGAAAATGCCGCACAACCCGTGGCGAAATCCAATACGATGAATGCAGGAAATGGCGGAAATCTGCCAATCTCTCGCGTTCCGAATTCCGACACACATTTAGCTATACCATGGGAGGGGGAACGCAATCGCCTGCCCATTGGCTGGTGGCAACTCGACTGGTCCGGCCCTGTTGCGCGGCTGGCCTACTCCCGCTCTTTGGCAGCGCATTTGCCCGATGCGCAGCATTCCAGCCGGAGCCAGACAGCATGACAAAACCTAAGACTGGCAAGAAACCACCCGCTGGCAGCGTTTTGACTGTGACGGCTGAAAAGGGCGAAACGGAGGCTGACACTATGGCGCGGGTAATTGTCTCCCCGTTTCTACGGCACGGCTGTCTTGGTCATGGCGTGGCAGCGAAGGCATTCGGCAAATTACCGAGTGAGCCGGATTACAATGATTTCGGGAAGGCGATCAAGGCAAGGGCTAAGGCGGCTGCGGAAGGCGATCTGACGCTGGCAACCGAAATTCTGGTTTCACAAGCGTTATCCCTCGATGCCATGTTTGCGGAACTGGCGCGGCGCTCTGTGATGAACTTTGGCGATTACCCCTTGGCAGCGGAACGCTACGCGCGACTGGCCTTTAAGGCGCAATCCAATTCCCGTGCATCGCTGGAAGCCTTGGCCAAGCTGCACCAGCCGCGCGAACAAACCGTGCGCCACGTGCATGTGAATGAGGGCGGCCAAGCAGTGATTGCTGACAATGTTCACCACCATGGAGGGGGCAAGGAAAATGAAAATTCGAACGGACAACCCCATACAACCAACACGGCTGGCACAAGCTCCGCGCTGCTTGGCCAAGACGCGGAAGGGAACGGCTTGCCAATCTCCAGCAGTGAAGGGCAGCCCGCGATGCCGAATGCACGGCGGCAAAGGAAGCGGCGCACCTAAGGGCAACAAGAACGCTTGGAAGCATGGCGGGCGATCTGGAGAGACTGAAGGCGCGGCGCGATACCTGAAGGCAGTAGCGCGCTTTTTGAACGAGGCTGGGTGATTTTTTTGCGCATTCCGCGCGGGCGCGAGAAGGGGGGCTACTTTCTCCAGCCGCTTCGTAGCTAGGGCCGATTGGGAACCCGCATTATCGCTAATACAGTTTTGCGGGCTTGTGCCCTCTTGCGCAAAATATCCCGGAAATGGCAGCTATTGCCAGAATTGAGACAAAAGCGGACTTTCAGCTGACGACCCCCTTGCGGTCGTTCAACTAAACACGCTACTTTCTCAAAAGCGGACGTTCGTATCCAGTTAGATCAGCAGCTTCGTTAGATAGTGCGAAGAATGGCCTTTCGGACGATTGTTTAGCGTCGCAATAAGGCGATAGCCGTTCTTCTCGTAAAACGGTTTCGCTTGCCAACTGGTCGTCTCAACCAAAGCGTTCTCGCACTTATTTTCGAGAGCAAAGGCCTCCGCCTGATCGATTAGTTTACGGCCGACCCCACTTCCACGAACGTCAACGGAAAGCCAGAGAAGCTCAATGTGAAGGGTGTTCCAATAGCAAGTGGCTCGAATTCCGCCCACTAGCTCGCCTGATGCATTACGAGCCATCACATGAAATCTCTCTTCGTTTTCAATTGGCTCCAGATCATGGATGGCTTCATCATTGAACGCCATGATTCCATGACTCAGCAATTCCATGTCGGATTTCGAAGGTTTGCGCTCAATCTCAACGTTCACAATGTTGTCCAATACGGGCGGTTTAACCCTTACGCTATGACAGCTAAAAACAAATAGGGAGAATACCGGCCCTTCCGCTTTCCACCCCAATTGTCGCCATTACACCTTCAACCGCCAACTGCCAAAAGCGGACTAAGCGCAAAGGTTCTGGGGGTATCTTTGGGGGTATATCGAAAGTCGCTCAAAAAACTTTGATTGTTTTTCAGAATTATGGCCGATTTTGGCGGTTCCCGCTACCGGCGAGGCCTCGTTGGTTTC
This window harbors:
- a CDS encoding GNAT family N-acetyltransferase produces the protein MNVEIERKPSKSDMELLSHGIMAFNDEAIHDLEPIENEERFHVMARNASGELVGGIRATCYWNTLHIELLWLSVDVRGSGVGRKLIDQAEAFALENKCENALVETTSWQAKPFYEKNGYRLIATLNNRPKGHSSHYLTKLLI
- a CDS encoding adenine phosphoribosyltransferase, whose product is MADDLRELIRTVPDFPKPGIRFRDVTTLLAHGDGLRRSVAGLAGLADGLDIDSVAGIEARGFIFGSALAVHLGLGFIPLRKPGKLPVATIGEDYDLEYGKARLELDPTLLKPGQRVLLVDDLLATGGTAVAGTRLLRRAGGVVNSAVFVIDLPELGGAGLLAEMEVAAQSIVGFDGH
- a CDS encoding helix-turn-helix domain-containing protein, with the translated sequence MNTPNNEPQPLAYSIKEACRVSTLGRTRIYQLINEGRLESRKIGKRTLIPAASLRALIVGEG
- a CDS encoding cytochrome c1; this translates as MIRLVGILIGLGFTFVALLSFVFGFITWSTEEPEETAEHAFHLEAHAPAGGFDFDGPLGNWDAAQLQRGYQVYKEVCSACHSLEYVAFRNLGELGYSEDQIKAEAASWQVPGINGDTGEDELRPATGTDYFPSPYPNDVAAAAANNNAIPPDLSLITKAREDGSNYVYSLLTGYDNPATYANEEGEAFAEMFPDSMPGTGLHFNPYFPNLNLAMAPPLTGAGQVTYADGTEATVSQMAKDVSAFLTWTAEPRLIERKQTGWWVIIFTLFATILAWFAKKQVWAGLKPGRRED
- a CDS encoding cation:proton antiporter; this translates as MEQQALTIALVGVLGIGAQWLAWRTGWPAIVLMLAAGFLAGPVLGHFGYPILDPEAAFGDLLEPMVGIGVALILFEGGLSLDFREFRKYGEGVWRLVLLGVPIGWLLGSLASYYIAGLVWPVAILFAGILVVTGPTVVLPLLRQSSVQQRPAALLRWESIVNDPIGALCAVIAYEYFRATVDGGTAFDVVPQIAFAAIVSGVIGYAAAKFVAWSFPRGLVPEFLKVPVLLVAVVGTFVLCNMIEHEAGLVAVTVMGVALANMHVSSLRSIHPFKQNIAVLLVSGIFILLSASLDISELQYLNPMEGEGLRLYLFLFALLFMVRPATILLSLLGSSVPWNERLFLAWIAPRGIVLVAISGLFALRLSDLGYADGSILIGLSFAVVVSTIVAHGFTVDIVARLLKVKGASRPGLLIAGATPWTTALAETLHKIDTPVMLVDSSWQRLKSARAKGLPTYHGEILNEAIEYSLDLTPFQSLVAATDNEAYNALVCSEFAPEMGTDKVYQLGEGADDEDHRALPASLRGRALFASGYGVDDVQQRQQEGWVFRRTKLSEQFDIEDARETLPEAANMLMLIRPDGEMRFFTHAAAPEPRPGDQIISFAPPRATSEEKAARNAEKNASRRPPKGATDPDPEPA
- a CDS encoding OmpA family protein, with the protein product MMTHKPPHASKFSAIGMLAIAAFGLSACELRQDGAEEEPEPAITPTESVATPTPTPSETASPVNSILRDDDETSVAVVAPPQPVNITIPFPDGADLSARAERMLVGILDSRALEENWPVVLGGHTDSSGNDQANLRASRSRAEAVAAWLVENGVDDERIVVIGFGEQNPIQPNALPDGTANEAGRRANRRVELRIAPKPQVESEEDQETENTSED
- a CDS encoding cytochrome b; translation: MSFPWAKEYAPKNGFTQFIDDRLPLPRLVYNAVGAGYPVPRNLSYFWNFGVLAGFCLMLQIVTGIVLAMHYAANADVAFASVEHIMRDVNWGWLMRYAHANGASFFFMVIYIHIFRGFFYASYKPPREMIWLIGVVIFLLMMATAFMGYVLPWGQMSFWGAKVITGLFGAIPLVGEPLQIWLLGGYAPDNAALNRFFSLHYLLPFVIAGCVILHIWALHIPGSSNPTGVEVKQESDTLPFHPYYTAKDGFGLGVFLLLYFVFLFFMPNMLGHPDNYIPANPLSTPALIVPEWYFYPFYAILRAFTFDFILPAKLWGVLAMFAAILVWFFLPWLDKGPVRSGHYRPLFRKFFWFGLIPCMAALFYLGGAHAEEPYIMFSQIATAYYFLHFLVILPIVSSIERPDPMPYSITEAVLGSDKKAVLGENAEPIAV
- a CDS encoding tyrosine-type recombinase/integrase, which produces MALTDVAIRNAKPGEKAFKLADGAGMFLLVTPAGGKLWRLKYRIDGREKLLAMGAYPETGLSDARKRRDEARGLVARGVDPSREKQRDKVRSRAQATDTFAAITNEYCAKRRRDGKNGWTPATAKRSEYLLSLLNPGIGRLAISDIEPADVLAAVRKIEAKGNLESARRTLQLASMVFRYAVATARLRSDPTRDLKGALTAPTVTHYGAITDAKNVGGLLRAIDGYEGQGLTKLALQFAPHVFVRPGELRHAEWEEIDLDGGIWNIPAGKMKMGKAHHVPLSKQAVAILRELHAATGPTGYAFPSIRTRARPMSENTLNAALRRLGYTSGEMTAHGFRAMASTLLNESGKWNPDAIERALAHGDSDKVRAAYHRGAHWQERVEMAQWWSDYLDQLRKGGDVVDFPKRVAS